The stretch of DNA TACAACCGTTCCCTCGAGACGGTTCTGGCGGAGGATTTTCGCCGCATCGTCGCTTTTCTCGCGAGCGGCGACGAGGCGGAGGCCGAGCCGGAACAGATGACGCTCTTCTGAGATGCAAACGATCCTTCTCCCCTTTCTCTTTCTCGCCGGGCTCTCGGTGGGCAGCTTTCTGAACGTTTGCATTTATCGGCTCCCGCGGGGACGTTCGGTGGCGCGTCCCCCCTCGGCCTGTCCCGCCTGCGGCGCGCCGGTTCGCCGGCGCCACAACGTACCGGTGCTCGGATGGCTCGTTCTGCGCGGTCGCTGCCGGGATTGCGGCGCCCCCATCTCGGTCCGCTACCCTTTGATCGAACTGGCCGGGGGCTTCCTCTTCCTCTGGATCGCCCTCTCCTTCCCGCAGGACTGGACGCTCCTCTTTCCGCTCTATTACGGCTGCGTGTTGCTCGTGGTGGTCTTCACCGACCTGGACCTGCAGCTCATCCCGGACTCGCTCACCCTGCCGGCGATCCCGATCGGTTTTCTCTATCACGGCTGGATCGAGGGGGCATGGGTCGACGCGGCGCTCGGTTTTCTGGTCGGCGGCGGGAGTCTCTGGTTGATCGGGGAGGTCTACCTGCGCGCCCGCGGCCGCGAGGGGATGGGGGGAGGGGACGTGAAACTCGCCGCCATGATGGGCGCTTTCCTCGGCTGGCAATCGATCTTGCTGGTCCTCTTTCTCTCCTCGTTCGCCGGCGGCCTCTTCGGGATCGCGCTGATCGCCTTCGCGCGGAAGGGAGGAGGGGCGAAGATCCCCTTCGGCGTCTTCCTCGCGCCGGTCGGTTTCCTCGCCCTGCTCTACGGAAACGCCTGGATCGATTGGTACCTGCGATTCGCCGGTCTCAGCGGCTGACCGGATCCTTCGAACCGTCCACCCCTCCGCTCTCCTTGAGTCCGGTGCCGACGAGGAAGAGCTCCACGCTCCCTCCTCGGGATCCCTTCGGCTTTTCGACGGCGAGCCTCTCGAAGAGGGGGCGCGCCTCCTTTTTCAGGGCGGCCAGATCCTCCCCCTGGAAGACCTTGCAGACCCAGGCGCCGCCGGGGGCGACCACCGCGCGGGCGAGTTCGAGTGTGCGACGCGCCAGCTCGACGGAGCGCGCGCTGTCGGCGAAGACGACGCCGGTCGTATTGGGCGCCGCGTCGGAGAGGAGAATGTCGAAACGGGGGGCGAAGGAGAGAAGGTCGGCCGGCTCGAGGCGGAAGATGTCCGCGCGGAGCACCCGGACCGTGTCCGGGAGAGAGATCCGGATCTCGGAGAGGTCGACGCCGACCACGAGTCCTTGGGGGCCGACCCGTTCAGCGATGTACTGGAGCCACGAGCCGGGGGCGGAGCCCAGGTCGACCACGCGGGCTCCCCGGCGGATCAGGTGATGGCGGCGATCGATTTCTCGGAGCTTATAGAGAGAGCGGGCGGCGTACCCCTCCGTCTTCGCCTGCTTAAAAAAAAATCGCGCGGACGAAAGCGGCTCACTCGGCGGTCTCCGTGAGGATGCGTTCCACCTCGGCGGTATCCTTCGCCTCGAGTAGGGCGTGCTGAATCTCCTCTCTCTTGAGGAGACGGGCCATGGTGGCCAGCGCCTGGACGTGGGTGGTGGTGGCGTTTCGGGGGGAAACGAGAAGAAAGATGAAACGGCTCGGTTTTCCGTCCAATGCGCCGAAATCGATCCCCTCCCGCGCCAGCGCGAAGGCGGCGGCCAGCGTATCGGTCCCCTCGGTCCGGCAGTGCGGCACCGCCACCCCTTGCTCCAGCCCGGTCCCTTTCTCCTTCTCCCGATCGATTACGTCGGCGAGCGCCTTTTTGGGGTTCTTCACCCGGTCGGCTTTGGAGAGAAGCCCCACCAGATCCCGCAGGAGATCGGTCTTCTTCCTCGACTTGGAGAGTATGAGAATCGACCTCCGGTCCAGGAGGTCACCCATTGAAAGCATCATGTCCTTCGTCTGCTCGATCTTGTTCGTTTGCAACGGTCTTGGTAAAATGACCCGTCGAGACCCATGAAGTGTACGACCATGGGGTCTCCCTGACAAGGCCGATCTGGGGAGAGGGAACGATGAACGGTGATGTGAAAAAGAGCGAAGGGAGGAGCGCCCTGCTCCAGATCCCGCCCTTTTTCGGTGGGGCGGCGTGGGCGTTTCTCCTTCTGGGCGGGCTCCGGGCGATCCGTTCCTTGATGGGCTCGGCCGGCGCGGACCCTGCGCGGGAAACTGTTTTGGCCGGGCTTTTAGCCGGTATCGCCGTGGGGGGACTCGCCGGCGACGCCGGGTTTCTGCGTCGGGGGCGCTCTCTCCGGGCGGCGGTTCGTCTCGTCCCCGCCGGAATCGCCCTCCTGCTGCCGTTGCTTCCACGGGCGTCCGCGGCGATTCCCGCCGAGGTCTTCGCGCCGATCCTCTCCGCCCTCGCCGGCCTCTGTCTGGGCGCGGCGGCGGCGGACCTGATCGCCGACCCGGAGAGGGGGAGAACCGGCCTCGCCGTTTCCCTGGCCGGCGCCTCGGCGGCCTCCTTTCTCGGTGGTTGGATCCTCTTCCCGTCCGCGGGCCTCGGCGGAATCGTCCTCTTCTCTTTCGCCCTCTTCTTGATCGCCGGCGGCGCGCTGATTCTCCCCGGACCGGGGAGTGCGGGGGTGGAGGCGGTGGGCGACGAAGAGCGGGAGGAGAGAGGCTTCGCATCGACGCTCGCCCTCCTGCCCGTCGGCGCGGCCGCGGCGATGGCGATGATCGCCTGGGTCCGGATCGGCGATCTGGTGCTCGGCTCCACCGAGAGGAATCTCGCTCTCCTCATCGCTGTGATTCTGCTCGGTTCGGGTGTGGGCATCGTTTCGAGCGTTTTCTCAAGTCGAATGCGAATTGATTTCTGGACAGGCGGTTGCGCCGTTCTTTTTGCGTCGTTTCTGATGTTTGTTCTTTTCCTGGTCCCGCACATGCCTTTCTGGTACGCCCGTTCGATCGGGGGCGGATTCCTCTCCCCGGGAGGGGTGTTTTCCATCGCGGCTCTCCTGGCGGCCCTCATCGTTCTGCCGGGGGCGATCCCCCTCGGAGCGGCGGGAGGCGCGCTCCTCTTCCGGCACCGAAGGGTCGCCTCCTCTTCGGGGATCGGACGGCGCGGAGTCGCCCTCACCGCCGGCGCGGCGCTCGGAGCGTTCGTCGGTCCGCGACTCCTTCCCTCCATCGGCGTTCGGGGGATGGTCTCCGGAGCGGGGATGGTTCTTCTCCTCCTCGCGGCGCTTCTTCTCCTTTTCTCGCGCAGGCGCCCCCTCTCCATGAGGTTGCTCGGGATCGTCCCTCTCGTCCTTCTTCTGCTCTTCGTCCTTTTCAACCCACCGCGATGGAAGCCCGCCCTCGCCTCGGCGGGGATGTTCCGGCTCGCCTCCCTCCAGAAGGGGAACGACTGGGACGCCTATCGGCTGGAGCACAACCAACTCCCCTCGCTTTATGGGGACGGCTCCAGCGCGAGCGTGATGGTGGTCGGCGCGCCCGGCTCCCGGGTGGTCCGCCGGGACGGTTGGATCGATGGATCGGACGGCGGGCTCAAGTCGATCGACATCCTTCTCGCGCGTCTCCCCTTTCTTTTCCGGCCCGATGCGGAGAGCGCGCTCGTCCTCGGCGCCGGAACGGGCGTCACCTCGGGAATGCTCTTCCGGGCCGGAGCGGAGCGAGTTCTCCTCGTCGATCCGGAACCGTTCGCGTTCCGGGCGATCCGCCATTTCGGGCGCATCAACGGGGAGCCGTGGAAGGAGGAGGGTTTCCAAACGCGCGCGGCGGATCCGCGCCGGCACCTGCTCCACGGGGAACCGGTCGACGTGATCGTCTGCGCCGACGCCCCGGTCGCCGACCGCAAGAGGGCGCACCTGCGGACGGAGGAGTTCTTCCGCCTCGCCGCGTCCCGGCTGAAGGAGGGGGGGGTGGCGGTTTGTCCTTTGCCGCTTTCCGGTCTCCGGGAGGATCACCTTCGCTCCCTTCTCCTCTCTTTCCGCGCCTCCTTTCCCGAGGTGCTCGGTTTCCGGGCGGGAGACCAGCAGCGCCTGATCCTGTTGGGAAGCGATCGTCCTCTCACACTCCGCGCCTCCGAAGCGCTCGAGCGTTGGGAGGAGAACGCTCTGCGCGCCGATTTCGGCGAAGCACGCATCCGGGATCTGGAGGGCCTGGCGGCCGCCGTCCGACTCGACGGGGAAACGATCGATCGATACGCCGACGGAGCCGTTCCGAACCGGGACGCCGGCGGGTTCGTCGAGTACGGAGCGGAGTGGTGGCTTCGTGACTTGGAAGGGGGGAGCATGGACGCGATCCTCCGCGGTCGGGGATACGACGTGGAACGCTTCCTCGATTTCGAGGGATTGCCGCCGGCGGCGGCGGCGGAACTCCACCTTCGTATCGCGCGCGCCTTCCGTCGCGACGGGTATGGACCGGGGGGGCTGCGGCACGCCGAGAAGAGCTGGCGTCTCGGGGAGACGCCGGTCGCCGCCGGTATGTACGCCTTCTTCCTGCGGACCGAGGAGAACGATCTCGACTCGGCGATCGCCGTGACCCGAAGCGGTCTCGCCCTCGATCCGGGGAACGCGCCGCTCATACGCCAGCTGGCCGACGATCTTTTCTCCTCCCATCGATTCGAAGAGTGCGAAGCATTTCTCACCGGGATCATTCGGGGCGGTTTCCGCCAGGCATGGATCTATCTGATCCGCGGCAAGGCTCGTCTCGCCCAGGGCCGCCACGAGGCGGGGCTCGAGGACATGTTGGAGGCGAAGGAGATCGACCGCCTACAGGATCAGACGGGGACCATCAACTTCTTCATCGGGATGGCCCTTAAGAATCTGGGCCGCCTGGAGGAGTCCCAAAACTATTTGGAGAGGACGATCCGCAAGAACTCCCGCCACAGGATGGCGCGCTACGAATACGG from Candidatus Eisenbacteria bacterium encodes:
- a CDS encoding prepilin peptidase, whose product is MQTILLPFLFLAGLSVGSFLNVCIYRLPRGRSVARPPSACPACGAPVRRRHNVPVLGWLVLRGRCRDCGAPISVRYPLIELAGGFLFLWIALSFPQDWTLLFPLYYGCVLLVVVFTDLDLQLIPDSLTLPAIPIGFLYHGWIEGAWVDAALGFLVGGGSLWLIGEVYLRARGREGMGGGDVKLAAMMGAFLGWQSILLVLFLSSFAGGLFGIALIAFARKGGGAKIPFGVFLAPVGFLALLYGNAWIDWYLRFAGLSG
- a CDS encoding RlmE family RNA methyltransferase yields the protein MPPRWNASSRRPPSEPLSSARFFFKQAKTEGYAARSLYKLREIDRRHHLIRRGARVVDLGSAPGSWLQYIAERVGPQGLVVGVDLSEIRISLPDTVRVLRADIFRLEPADLLSFAPRFDILLSDAAPNTTGVVFADSARSVELARRTLELARAVVAPGGAWVCKVFQGEDLAALKKEARPLFERLAVEKPKGSRGGSVELFLVGTGLKESGGVDGSKDPVSR
- a CDS encoding PTS sugar transporter subunit IIA yields the protein MMLSMGDLLDRRSILILSKSRKKTDLLRDLVGLLSKADRVKNPKKALADVIDREKEKGTGLEQGVAVPHCRTEGTDTLAAAFALAREGIDFGALDGKPSRFIFLLVSPRNATTTHVQALATMARLLKREEIQHALLEAKDTAEVERILTETAE